In Phycisphaerae bacterium RAS2, the DNA window CGAGATTCCCATCGCCCTGAACGCCCCGGGCAGCCAGATCGTTCACGCGTGACTCTTTCGGACCACAAGTCGGCCGGGCCAATCGTCTCCCTCGCGGCGGTCGCATGGGACTTCGCGCTCGTCGGGCGCACGCGCATGTTGCATGAGGCATGGCATCGCGCCGGTCGCAATTCCGTTTTCATTGAAGCGCCACACTCCTGGCGCGCCGCGATCCGGCATGCAATGCGCGGTGGACCGCACGCGCCGATTCCCGTCATTCGACCGTGGCCCACCTGGCCCGTGCGATTCTGGCACCAACTTGGCGAAGCTCGCGTGCGCCGCGCGCTGCGATGCCGCGCTGATTCACTGCGCCGCCGGCTCGATCCAATGCTCGACTGGCCGCGCGCCACCGCCATCGTCGTAACTCCCGCCTGGTTACCCTGGTTGGACGCTCTCCCCTTCGGCCGCGTCATCTACGACTGCATTGACGATCTTGCCGTTCATGCGCCGCACCCCGGCCTGCGTCGGATCATTGAAGCATGGGATCGCGAATTGATCGCTCGCGCCAACGCGGCCGTCGTGACCGCGACTGCGCTCGGCGAGCAGTTGCACGCGCAGCGGCTGGACCTGCACATCGAACTCATTCAGAACGCGGCGGATGTCCAAAACTTCCTGCGCCTCGCGGCATCATCTCCCCGCCCCGCTGACTTGCCTGCGGGCCGTCGCATTCTCGGTTTCGTCGGCGCGTTGTTTGATTGGATCGACATCGAACTGATCGAGCAGGTCGCCCGACGCGCGACGCAGTGGCAACTCGTGCTCATCGGCCCGACCGATTCACCGGTGCGGTTGCGAGCGCTCCAAGACCTGCCAAACGTCACATGGCTCGGCCCGCGTGACCCGCGCGACGTGCCGGCCTACGTCGCCGCGTTCGACGCATGTTGGGCACCGTTTCGTGCAATCGCCGTCTCGAAGGCAGCGAATCCCGTCAAGCTCTACGAATACCTCGCGCTCGGCAAGCCGACGCTCACCACCGCCGTCGCCGACACGGCCCGTTTTGGCGAAACCATCGATGTCGTTCACAATGCGGACGAGGTGCTTGCGGCCTTGGGCAGAATTGACACCGAGCCGGCCGACGCCGCCGCAAAACGCCATCGCTTCGCGGCGGATAACGACTGGAACGCTCGGGCGACTCAATACGCTCGATTCATAGAGGCTTTGTCACGATGAGCGTCGTGCGAGACGTGCAAACATGGGGCGAGATGGTGAAGTTCTCGCACTCCGTCTTTGCGCTGCCGTTTGCGCTGGTCGCCACCGTCATGGCAGGCCGAAACCTCTCCGCGGGCCACGCCTCGGCGGGCCAGTTCGCGCTCATCATTCTCTGCATGGTCGCGGCGCGAAGCTTCGCCATGACGTTCAACCGCATCGCAGACGCCGACCTCGATGCGCGCAACCCGCGCACCGCCTCGCGCCCGATCCCAACAGGCCGCATCTCGCGCCGAAGCGCCTGGACCTTCCTCGTTGCCTTCGCGATGCTCTTTGCCGCCGGTTGCTACGGATTCCTGCACTACTACGGCAACCGCTGGCCGCTCATGCTTTCCCTCCCCACGCTCGCCACACTGGCCGGCTATTCCTACGCCAAGCGCTTCACGCCGCTGGCGCATTTCATCCTCGGCATGGCCATCTCGTTCGCTCCGGTCGCCGCGTGGATCGCCATTCATCCCGCCTCCGTCGGCAGCGGGCCGCCCTTCCTGCTCATGGCCGCCGTCATGAGCTGGATCACCGGCTTCGACATTATCTACGCTTGTCAAGATATCGACGTGGACCGCCGCGAGCGATTGAACTCCATCCCCGCCGCGCTCGGGATCGGCCCCGCCTTGCTCGTCTCGCGCGGCTGCCACGTCATGTGCATCGGCCTGCTGATCGGGTTCGGCCTCGTCTGCCACCTCGGCTGGATCTACTGGACCGGCCTGGGCCTCACCGCCGCCCTGCTCACCGCTGAACAGGCCGTCGTTCGCCCCAATGACCTTTCGCGCGTCAACCTCGCCTTCTTCACGCTCAACGGTTGCGTCAGCCTGCTCTTCGCCGCCGCGGCGATCACCGATATCCTCCTGTCCACCCGCGCAGCAGCATAGAGTCGCCTTCGCTGCGTCGAGTGGTGGAGACGCACCCTACGGCTGCCCGTCATGATGGTGAGCATTGCCCACCATCCAGGCAAACCACCGGCCACTGACCTGAAGCTATCCCAATACCGGCCTAGCGATGCTTTGTCATTCCCGCGCAGGCGGGAATCCAGAGGTTTTCCAATCACTCTGGACCCCCGCCTTCGCGGGGGGTGACGGTTCTGGGATAGCTTCGACTGGCCCCTGACCACTGCCTTTCGGCTAACCGCTCATGGCTCCTGGCCAAAAGCTTCTTCTAATTCGCTTGACACGTCCGTGGCATTTGAGTTATACTCACGTCATCTCGTGGGGCCGGACGGGCCGTCCACCGGGCAAGCGGGCGGCGAGAAGTGAGCCGTTGGCGCGTCGTTTGACGCAGGAGGCCAAACCAATGGACCGTCGTAGTTCGCTTCGACCCGTAGCTGTTCTCTCTCTCTCTCTCTCTCTCTCTCTCTCTCATGCTCTGCGCGCTGATCGCTCGATCAACGATTGCTGACCCCGATCCGCCACCGGAGCCGCCATGCGGATCTGTCCCGCTGGAGGGCACGCCGGTTTTCGAGGGCGCGATGGGCTGGGCCAAGTACGCGTTTCATGAGCCACCGTCGAACTACTATCCCAGCATGCCGTGTGTCGTATCCAACGGCGACGATTACAACCCCGAGATCAACGAAGAACCGATCGAAGGCAGTTTGAGGTACTGCATTGAAGAAGTCACGGGGCCGCGGCTAATCAAGGTGAACTATAACGGTGAAATCAGGCTCAAAACGTGGCTTCGCCTCGAGGACGAGTCTTACGTCAAAATCACTGGAGAGTACGCTACGGGGGCAGGCCCAACCGTAACCGGCGCGGAGTTCAGGATCAAAGACTGCAACAACATCGTCCTGCGGTACATGCGCTTCCGGTCCGGCGTGTTGGACTCGGAGAATCCCCAGTACCATTGCGGCCGATCGTTGAACATTTGGGGAGACCAAACCGGCTGCAACGACATCATCGTCGATCACTGTTCCATCGGGGCGAGCCGCGACGACAACATTTCGGTCTCGGGAAAGTTGTGTCGGGTAACGGTCCAGAACTGCATCATCGGCGGCGGCACCATCGGCTATTCCCGCGCCGGCATCGGCTCCGCCCACGGCCCTGCCCACGAGCACGAACGGCTGACCTACTGCCGCAATCTGATTACCAACACGCTGGAGCGCCAGCTGGTGTTCACCGGCCCGGGCCGGGTTGACTTCTTCAATAACGTCGTTTCCATCAGCCGCCGGACGCTGGAAATCTGGTCGGGCGATGGGACGAACGGTCCCAAGATGAACATCATCAAGAACCATTTCCAGACGCCGAATTTGTATCTGCTACGGGGCGGATTTTTTGAAGATCCGATTCGAGCCGTCGAGACAGAGAATCCCTACACGCCGAATTCTAACTCGCCGCTGCTCGTCCTTAGCACCGGCGATAACACCCTGCACATCAGCGGCAACCTGTACCTACGGTTCAATGTCAGTGCAGGAGAGTATGAGCCGACTTACACCAGTAACGAATGGAACATGACGGTCAGCCAGACGAGTCCGCCAACCGCCATCTACACAAATTTGGCGACCAGCCTGAAAAAGGATGATCCATGGGACATGCCTTCGGACACAATACTTGACGTTGAAGAGGTCGAGGGGCATGTGCTGGAGAACGCGGGATGTCGACTGCCGCTGTCCAACCCGGCATTGGACTCGTACGATCAGGCGCTCCGTTCCGCGCAGCTCATCACCGGCAACTCGCCGAGCAATGTCGTGTTCCCTGACAATCTGCCGGCGAACGACGGCAAACCCGGAATTCCGCTTCTGGACGCGCCCACGCACCAGGCCACAGGCGTCCCGACCACCGTCACGCTGACGTGGACTCCGAGTGATGAGACGGATGACTATGTAATTTATATTGGCACAAGCACTCCTCTGACGAATCCGACCGCAACAACAGGCAATACGCAATGGCAAGCAACAGGATTGCAAGCCAACACACTTTATCACTGGCGCGTTGTTGCCCGAGACAGTTGTGAACAGACGACGGGTTCGGAAGTTCGATCGTTTACGACCGAGTGATCGGCCAGGGGAGTTGAATCATGCGAAGGCTTTTCCACCTAGTTGTGGCTTTTTGCCTAATTCAATCGGCGGCGACCCGCGCCGAAATTGTTGTGTGGCAGATTGCGGAGCCGCTTACGTCTAACGCGTTCGTGCAGCAGCAAGGCACTACCTATACGAGGCTTGACCTGCGTTGTGACGCGACTGCGGGACAGTGCAAATGGAGGATTACTACACAGGCGTTTATCGCCGACGGCACGTTCACCGGCTATTCGCTTTGGATTCGCGATCCGGCCGGTGGGGCCACGCAGTTGAGCCTCTCTGAAACAAGCGTGGCGGGGGCGCCCTTTACCAATCATGTTCTGCCCCCGGTTGAGAACCGCCCCGACGGCGTGCTGTCATCGCTCATTGTCGGTTTGCCGCAGGGCGGAAGCCCGGTCCCGGCTGGGCCGACCATCTACAACCTGCACAGTTACGTTCTGACGTCGCAGGCCGACATCGCACCCGGCACGCTGACGCAGCTTCGCGCCGGCTCCGAGGGATTCGGTGGTTTCCAGCCTGGTGTCCAACCCCCCTTCAACACCCGCCGAGTCGTCGCATTCGGCGCGAATCCCGGCTTTCAGATCGCCGGCGGAGAATGGCCCAACCCGGTCATTCACATCAACTACGTCCCCGAGCCAACCACCGCCGCGATGCTCCTCGCCCCGGCGGTGCTGCTGCTGTCACGGCGCGGGCTGCGCGATCGCTCCCACCGGCGCGATCAGCGTCGCCGCGATTGAACCGAGCCGCAACCATCAAGGAGCGGGTTCGTGCCGGTCCGAGCCGCCGCAGTGATGCGGCGGACCCCATTTCTCGTGGTGCGTCGAGGACGCACCCTACGACTACTGGGCCTCACCGCCGCCCTGCTCACCGCAGAACAGGCCGTCGTCCGCCCCAATGACCTTTTGCGCGTTAACCTCGCCTTCTTCACGCTCAACGGCTGCGTCAGCCTGCTCTTCGCCGCCGCGGCGATCACCGACATCCTCCTGTCCACCCGCGCGACGGCATAGAATTCCGCCATAAATCCGCCCTGCCACGGCATTTGCCAGAAGCCGCCGTCCGGCATATAGTGGCCGGGCTATGAAGCAGGGAATTCACAGGCTATGGATTCTCCTCCTGACCGTCCTCCCATGGGCCGGCGTTTCGGCCGGTCCGGCGCTGGCGGCGGTGCAGGCCGATCTCGCGCGCGAGGCCGACCGCGCGGCGGCGGAGCAAGCCGCTCGCCGATTGATGGATGCCTCTCCGGTCGATGGTGAGGGCGATCCCGAATCCCCTGCGACACACCGCGCGAAACACGCAGCCGAATCACAGCGATCGACCGACGAGAGTCGGTTCGTCTCCGCGCCGTCGGCCATCAAACCCGGCGACAGCGATTCGAACACCGGCATCAATCTGGCGCTTGCCGGCGGGACGACGGAATGCGACACGCACGCCACGCTCGAGCGCGGTGACTCGGCCGCAACCGTGACAGTGGTCTCGGCCCTGCACTATCCCATCTATCAGGCACAGGCGCCGCCACCCACGCAGGGCTGATCGGTCCCGGCGGCGCGTTGCAACGTACTTGGTCGAGCTTGCCGCACATCGGAACAAGGGGTCGCACCCATTAGGCGGCGACGACTCAACAGCGCCATCTCAATCTTTCAATAACTGGAAAAGCAGAATACCAAACACACTCCCGCCATCCCCGCGTCGCCTTGAGCGCGCGGCGCGAACGAGCGATGAGTCATTCAAGCGAGGCTGAAGCCAAGGCGGATTCTCATGAACGAACGTGACATGTGGTGGAAGATCGTGGTGGTCGGATGTCTGTGTGCCCTGGGCTTTGCCAGCATCTGGCCCTTTGAGCAGAAAATGAAAATGGGCATCGACCTGTACGGCGGCTACAGCCTGCTGTACGAGATCGACGACACGGGCGTTGCGCCCGATGCGCGCCGCGAGTTATCCGAGAAGGTCATGCGCGTGCTGCGCGAGCGCATCGACCCGCAGGGCGTGTTCAACCTCGTCTGGCGGCCGGTCGGCTACAACCGGCTGGAGATTCAGATGCCGCGACCGAGCGAGGACGTGCGAAAAGCCCGTCACGATTTCGAGGAATTGCAGGAGCAGATTCAGGCGACGGCCCTGCGCCGAACCGATGTGCTGCGCGCGCTGGAAAAGCCCGTGGCGGACCGCCCGGCATACCTGGAGAAACTGGCCCGCGGCCTGGAGATTCGCACTCCGCTTGCCAATGCCTGCGCAACCGCCTACGACGCATGGCAGACGATGAAGCGCGATTACACGAAGCGCGAAGCCGAGGCGACCAAGGACAACCTCACACGCGACCAAGTCATGGAAGCGGTCAAGAAGCCCGCGAACGAGCGCAACGCCGCGCTCGAAGCACTGGTCCGCGGCCTGCCCCAGCGCAAGGCATTGCTCGAAACCGCGGCCAAGGCGTGGGAAGAGTTCGACCAGGCCAAGTCGGCGGCCGGCGCAACCCCTCCGGCCGACAAGACCGCCGAGTTGAACACGAAAGAGACGGCCTTCATCAACGCCGTGGCGAAGGTGATGGAGCTGAACGTCGATCCGAACAAGTTCGAGGACGGGCCGACGATCGACAAGGTGCTAAAACTGGAGATGGAGTTCGACGCAGCGCTGGCCGCACTGATGGCGACCAATCTGGACATCGGTCGATTGCAGACGGTGCTCGATTCCAAGGCCGGCACCAAGAACCGCACCGAGGCGATGGCGCGGCTCACCTTGGATTACCCGCACATGACGGCCCAGATCGAAGGACTGGTGAAGGCCAACGATCGGCTGAACACGAAGCGCAAGGGCGAAGGGCGACTTGAAGACCCGGCCGACCTGCAGCGCATGCTGAAGGGCGCGGGCGTGCTGGAGTTTCGCATCCTCGCCGCCAACGAAACGTCGGACATCAGCAAGTTCGAGACTTATCGCGAGTCCCTGCGGACGCGCGGGCCGCGCCGCGCGCCGGGTGAAGAGAACTACCAGTGGTTCGAAATTCAAGACCCGACGGCCTTCCTGAAAATCAAGGATCGGGTCAAGTTCGAGCAGGAATTTGAACAGACCAAGCTCAATAACACCCTGGTGGTGGATCGATTCGGCGACAAGTATTACGTGCTGTCTTACATCACGCCGGACCAATCCATGACGCACCGGGTCGGCGAATCGACCTGGGCGCTGACGGCGGCACGATTCACGCGCGACGACGTCGGCCTGCCGGCCATCGGATTCAGCCTCAACGAAGCAGGCGGTGACAAGTTCGCCACACTCACTCGAATCAACAAAAACCGCCAACTCGCCATCTTCATCGACGATCAGTGCGTCTCGCATGCGACCATTCAAGCCGTCATCCGCACCGAGGGCATTATCCACGGCAGCTTTACGCCGCAGGAAGTGCAGGAAATGGTTCGCAAGCTCGACGCCGGCAGTCTGCCGCGCAAGCTTAAGGACCCGCCGATTTCCGTCCGTGCCATCGGCCCGTCACTCGGCGAAGCCAACCGCACCGCCGGCCTCACCGCCGCCAAGTGGGGCCTGATGGCCGTTGTCGCGTTCATGCTGGTCTACTACCGCTACGCCGGAACCGTCGCCCTCTTCGCGGTCGGCATGAACTTGCTGTTCACGCTCGCGGTCATGGCCATCATGGGGGCGACGCTCACCCTGCCCGGCATCGCCGGCCTCGTGCTCGCCCTGGGCATGTCCGTCGACGCCAACGTGCTGATCAACGAACGCATCCGCGAGGAATTGCAAAAGGGAACGGCCATGCGCATGGCCATTCGCCTTGGATACGAGCGGGCCTTCAGCGCGATTCTCGACTCGAACCTCACGACCCTGCTCACCTGTCTCATTCTTTACGTGCTGGGCAGCGAGGAGATCAAGGGCTTCGGCCTCACGCTGGGCATCGGCGTCTTCATCAACCTGTTCACCGCGTACTTCGTCACCAAGATGTTCTTCGAAACCATGGTGATGCCGGTCATCCCGCGCGAAATCACTCGACTGCCGGGAATCTTCGCCGCGGGCATCGCCGGCTTCGGCGGACTGCTCTACGGCGCGGGCCATCTTTGGAACGCTCCGGAGCTGCGCGATCAGTCGGTGCTGATGGGCTTCGGCAAGGCCGTGGCCTGGATGGCGCCGGGCGTGCTGGTGATTCTCGTACTGATGTTCATCATGCGCGGCATCCACCAGTCGTTCCAAAGCAGCGGGCGGCCGAGGCTCCCGATGATGAACCTGGTCGGCACGCCAAGAATTAATTGGATTGGACTAAAGCCGATGTTCTTTACGTTCTCAATCGGGATCACAGTCATCGGCCTCGCGGCGTTCTTCTCGCTCGGCAAGCAAAACCTGTATGACATTGAGTTCCTCGGTGGAACCGCCGCACAGATCGACCTCGTCAAGCCCGGGTCCCTCGACCAGACTCAAATTGGCGAGCGCCTGGAGCAATCAGCGACGAAGCTCCGCGGGCTTGCCGACTCGATGGACAAGGCCACGGCCACGGCGGCCGGACCGGATACGTTTACGGTGAATTGCCCCGGCGTGCCGGCGGTGCGCCTTGAGCCGGTGATTCGAGACGTGATGAAAGAGCAGTTAAGCGAGGTCGGCCCGATTGCCTACAGCGATCCGGGAGCCGAGTCGGTGAGCATTCGCACGCGGACCGAAGCGAAAGTCGACGAGGCGGGCATGAAGACATTTCTCGCTTCCATGGCGGAGCGCCTGCGGCGCAGTGCCGAATCGATCGGCCGGGCGCAAGTCCAGAGCGTGCAATCGGCCGAGCCGGGCGCGCCGCGCGGTGCGTCGTTTGAGATTGTGACCCTGGAAACGAACAAGGACCTGGTCGTCGCGGCGATCATGGATCACCTGAAGGATGACTTGAGCGTGCAACAAGCGCTGACGTTCAACCTGATGGAGGACAAGTCGTCGGGCAACGTGCCCTACTTCGCTGTGCGAAGTGAAAACGCGCGCGAGCTGAACCTGCCGATCACGCCGGAAGAGGTCACCGAAATCGACCTGGCCGGGTGGCGCGGCGGCGTGGCGATGATCCTCGACAAGGTCTCGCCGCCCCAGAAGCTGGAATCGCTTCAGAGTCGCCTGCGGGCGATGCGGCTGCAACCGGGCTTCGAGTCGCACGGCTGGCGGCAGTCGGCGGTGTTCGGACTGAAGGAAGCCGCGGGGAGTGGCGACGCCTATGAACGCGTCATGGTCGTCGTCGCGGACGAGAACTTCCCGATGCTCGACGAACAAGGCGGCTTGTCGTCGGCATGGGTGACAGACCTCGCCGAGCAGGAGGTCAAACTCATTCAGGATGCCCTGCAGCGCCAGACGTCTCTTAGCCAGATCACGCAGTTCGACAAGCAGGTGTCTGGCGAGGCGCAGACTGACGCCTACATCGCCATCACGTTGAGCTGGCTTATCATCATCCTTTACGTCTGGTTCCGATTCGGCAACGTCCGATGGGGCATGGCGGCTGTCGTCGCCCTGATCCACGACATTTGTGTGGCCCTGGGCTTCATCGGTCTGGCGCACTACGCAGCCGGGACGCCGATCGGCCGAGCGCTGATGCTCGAGCCGTTCCGCATCGACCTAGCGATGGTGGCAGCGGTCATGACCATCATCGGTTACTCGGTGAACGACACGATCGTCATCTTCGACCGCATCCGCGAGAACCGCGGACGGTTGAAGGATGTCAACCCCGAGCTGGTCAATACCGCCATCAGCCAGACGCTGGGACGCACCCTCTTGACCGGAACGACAACCTTTGCGACGATTCTGATCATGTACATCTTCGGTGGCCCGGGGATTCATGGCTTCAACTACGCCATGTTCATCGGTATCCTGACCGGAACGTACAGTTCGTTCGGCGTCGCGAGCCAGTTGCTCGTCCGGCGCGGACGAGGCGGCGCGGACGTTGGAGCCATGCGGCCGGCAACAGCGTAACGCCGGGACGGCGTTCGCGGCGAGACAATCCAACGGCGGGCTTGCCGCCGCGGCAGCACGGCGCGGTTCACGGGTCATTGCCGACTCGTCGGCCGAGTATCACGGAGGATCATCATGAGCACCGAAGCACGGATCGGAGTGGTGGCCGGACTGTTCATCGTCGTTGTGACGAGCGTCTATTTCTTCTACGGCCAGTCCTCCAAGATGGACGACTTGCTGGTCACGTCCACCGGGGCCAAGGTCTCGCCGCCGCCGAAGATTCCCGCAGCGGGCGAGGCGGCCAAGCCCGCCGCGCCGGTTTCAACGCCACCGACTGCCCTGGCGAACCAGAAATCTTCAACACCGCAGCCGAACGGTGCGGCCGCAAGTCCCTTCATTCTCGACCGTTCGCCGTCAACCGTTGACGCGGATCGTCTTGCGAATGCCGACCCGTCCAGTCGATTGAACGCGCCGTTGAGCGCGCCCCCCGGTGCGTCCACGCCGACGGCAACTGACAACGGGCCGACCATTGGCGTGGCGCGCGGCGCGCCTCCGCGAATCGGTGGCGACCCCGCCCGCGGGGCCGGCACGACAGGCGACGATCTCGCTCCAACGACATGGGACCGGTTGTCCAAGTCGACCGAGAAACCCGCCGAGCGCGTCGCGCTGGATGACAAGCCCGCTTCGGCCTCCGAGGACATGCCATCACTGGCGGTTGGCGGAGCGGATCATCGAAATGACTCAAAGCTGTCTCCGGCGAGTGGCGAGAGCCCGGCCAAGCCGCGTGAGCCGACGGGCTCGCTCGCCGTTGATTCACGCCGTCAACTCAACGCGCCGCCGGTTGAATCGAAGCCTGCCTCGGCTGCGGCGACCTGGCCCAAACAACACAAGATCGTCTCGGGTGACACGCTCATCGGGCTGGCCTTTGCGTATTACGAAGACACGTCGCGGGTCAGCGCCATCCTTGCCGCCAATCCGCAGATCAAGAACCCGCGAGGATTGAAGATCGGACAGGTTGTCACGATCCCCGCGCCCGGGGCCGAATCGTCGCGAGCGACTCAAACGGCCTCGGCATCGCGAAACGAATCGTCCGGCCTCGTCACCCTTACCGGGCGAACGGCGCAGCTGCGCGACGCGAGCGCGTCGGATTTGACCGTGAAACCCGCGGCCGCCCGCACCTACACCGTGCAGGACGGCGACACGTTCTTCTCGATCGCCGCCCGATTGTATGGCGACGGCAACAAGTGGCGGGCGCTTTACGAGGCAAACAAGGCAATCGTCAAAAACGATCCGAAACGCCTTCGCACTGGGATGAACCTGACGGTTCCCGCGAGCAGCAGTCAACGGCCTTGAACCGGCCGCCGCGCCAGGGTCCACGCCAGCAGTCCGGCGTTAACCAGCGAGAAGAACACGCCCGTCCGAAGCCCCAGCCACGGTCCGCTCGCCGCGCGACGCGCCCACTCCGTGTACCAACCCTCCGCGGAACCCGGCCACACCCAGCATTGATTCACCGTCACGCTTAGCGCCAGCAGCCCCGTGCTCGCCGCCCACGCAGCCGTCGGGCGCGCCGCCCAGAGCCAGATCGCGACCGCCGGGAACAAATAGCGCTCGTGCATCTGCGTGGCAAGAACAAAGAACGCAAGCGGCAGCACTCGGGCGGCCCAGTCGATCCATCTCTCAATCGAATCGGCGCCGCCGATCACGCGACGGGCTCGAACAAATACATACGTCCATATTCCAATCACCGCGACCAGCCCGATCGCGCGCGGCGTCAACCCGGCCAGCCAGGCTGAATCGTCCCGCGCGTACACACGAGCCAGTTGCCCCAGATCGGGCGCGTCAATGGGCTGCTGAAGAAACCACGCCGAGAATCCGTTGAGGTGTGTGAATGGATAATACTTCGCCGCGCCGGCCAGCGCGTCCCAGACGCCGTCGAGGCGGCTGCGCACCGGCCAGAGCAGCGCGACCGCGACGACAAATGCGGCGGAAACCGCCCGCGCAACCGCCTGACGGTCCGCCCGCGCGGCTCGAACCAGCGAGACGATCCAGATCGGCGCGATCATCGCGGCCTGCGGCTTGGTCAACATCGCGGCGACCGCCACCGCCGCCATCCAGCCGACCCGCCCGCGCTGCCCAGCCTCCAAAGACAACACCAGCAGCAACGCGAGCATGCCGTCCATCTGCCCCCAGGCGGCGCTGTTGTGCCACAGGCACGGCAGCATTGCGCAGGCCATCCCCGCCGAAGCCGCCCAGGCCCCGCCCACACGCCCCCACAAGAGCCCCACGAGCAGCATTGCCAACGCCGCGTCGGCCAGCACGGCCGGCAGCTTGAAGAAGAAATAGGCTCGCCGGGTCTCGGGCGAGTCGTACGACAGCCCGACTTCTCCGAATGTCTGAATAGAAAGCGGCGCGTCCGATGGTGCGAAGAAATCGTGCACCCTCGCCACACCCCGCAAGACATACAGGTAACCCGGCGGATAATTCGAAATCCGCCGCCCGTCCGGCCGCTGGTCATACAAGGCCGCCGTGCCCAGCGCCGCGCCGCGATCGGCCCACATGACGAACTGCATCAGGTCGCCGCCGAACCCCGGCTGGGTCATCAGCGGAAGTCGAATCGCCAGCGCCGCGGCGAACACGACGATCATCCACGACCGCGTCCAGCCGCCCGTGCGTCCGTCCGAACCTCCGGCAACCGAATCGACCGCCGGCGCGGTGTTCTTTGTCACGGTTTCGCTGGTTGAATCCATGCCCATTTCCGAAGCAACCGCAGGATGCCTTCGTCGCGCAAGAGATAGACGAGTCTTAGCCTCGCCGCGCGAGAGCCCAGTTCCGGCAGCCGACCGGCCGCGCGATCCACGACGCCGATCGCGCGAACAAAGTCCTCCGCCTCGCAAGACGAACGCCCCGCCGTCGCCGCGAAGTATCGCCCCAGCCACCCCGCCACCGCAACGCTTAACATCAGCGCCGACACGCCGTCCAGCACCGCCCAGCCATAATACGCATTTCCAAACGCCGCACGACTGACAAGCCTCTGGCGAACGTATCGCGTCGCCAATTCCTCGCAGGCCGTTCCCTGGTTCTCATGCGCCGGCGTCACGGCTTCGACGCCCTCATGCGTCACACGCCGCGCCCCTCGCACGACCCCTCCCAGTACCTCGTTGCATCCCTCCAAGCCGCGGACAAACCGCCTCGCGCGCCCGAGTTGATTCAACCGAAATCGCCACGCCTTCCATCCAATCGTCCGCGCCTGGCGCAGGTCAAGATGCTCGCAATGAGCGAAGATCGACTGCCGAAACAGGGTCGTTTGCCTCGCTGTCGGCTCGGTTATCTCCTGCAATCCCGCATTGACTTCGTCGCCCGCCAATCCCGTAGCAAGCAATCGAGCCAACTCCGCAAATCGCTCGTCGCGCACTGAATCGAGCCGCGCCTCCTGCAACGCGGAAACAATTTGCCAGACTTCCGACAATCGCCGTTCCATCGAGCGATTTCGATCCGCCAGGCGCTCATCCAACACGTCAATCAGCACAGACATTTCCGCTTCGCTCGCCGCACGATCCGAACGCAGAAACCACCGG includes these proteins:
- a CDS encoding LysM domain/BON superfamily protein produces the protein MSTEARIGVVAGLFIVVVTSVYFFYGQSSKMDDLLVTSTGAKVSPPPKIPAAGEAAKPAAPVSTPPTALANQKSSTPQPNGAAASPFILDRSPSTVDADRLANADPSSRLNAPLSAPPGASTPTATDNGPTIGVARGAPPRIGGDPARGAGTTGDDLAPTTWDRLSKSTEKPAERVALDDKPASASEDMPSLAVGGADHRNDSKLSPASGESPAKPREPTGSLAVDSRRQLNAPPVESKPASAAATWPKQHKIVSGDTLIGLAFAYYEDTSRVSAILAANPQIKNPRGLKIGQVVTIPAPGAESSRATQTASASRNESSGLVTLTGRTAQLRDASASDLTVKPAAARTYTVQDGDTFFSIAARLYGDGNKWRALYEANKAIVKNDPKRLRTGMNLTVPASSSQRP
- a CDS encoding Flagellin N-methylase translates to MTKLTVLITDVAGQKFDCHGCTNCCRELVVHLTPADRARIDQGTWREKLGTEPYAILRGEPVLNHRPEGGCVFLQSDGRCRIHVEHGADAKPLACRMYPFSIEKQDGHLRAPVRFDCPSVARGAGQPLTLHRAEVSQLAGMLEATQPELLAGGADRWFLRSDRAASEAEMSVLIDVLDERLADRNRSMERRLSEVWQIVSALQEARLDSVRDERFAELARLLATGLAGDEVNAGLQEITEPTARQTTLFRQSIFAHCEHLDLRQARTIGWKAWRFRLNQLGRARRFVRGLEGCNEVLGGVVRGARRVTHEGVEAVTPAHENQGTACEELATRYVRQRLVSRAAFGNAYYGWAVLDGVSALMLSVAVAGWLGRYFAATAGRSSCEAEDFVRAIGVVDRAAGRLPELGSRAARLRLVYLLRDEGILRLLRKWAWIQPAKP